ctgcaatattaaaatctgtttgatctgaaacattttagtttgacaataaaacaaaaacaaaagaaatgtaggagggtgcaaatactttttaacaTCAGTGTAAGAATTaccaataaaaatctgttaaaatgttcaaattgttCTCTGCTGTCGTCTGATTGATAAAGTTTGGAGAGGgtgcactttctttttttggtaCATGTTCTATAAATCTAGTTATTCTGCCCAGGAACATTTATAAATAGCTCTTTAAGGGAAACTTTAAGTCAGGATTTTCTTTGTCTAATCTCTGTTTTATGTTCatcttttcttgtctttgctgcatttttaatctgttctttaaatgaaaatttgttttatgtcataaaaaatgaacattttgcacAAGAACATCAACTGTTTcctgcaacaacaaaataattatttcaagaCAATAATCTCgtctagtttctggtgaaaTTAGTTTagtacttgaaataaaacaaaactaacttagaagtaatgTTTCAATAATAGgatgttaatttaaataaataatccctGAATGTTGATTAATATTAGATTCTCTGccagaaccttttcatcaatattattgacctaaaagaagtttttatgtgttttctgaaaagttagttttgtttctttgtttggaatagaaaccagaccaaagtTCCTTAGTGAGACTTGaatctgtattttctgtaaCTTTCTGCACATGGACATTTAGAAAGAGttggattttctcttttcagtctCTGCTTTACTTTAATCTTTTCTTcgttttgatgctttttttaaatcagaacttATGAAAACCTGAACATTTTGCATCATTAATCTtgttaaacacaaaatcataacAATTATTGGAGGAAAAATTCAAATTCTGCATCAGCTGTTCCATTTCCCATCCTTTCTCTGCAGACTAGTTCTCTGAGGAAGAGCTTTGTTCAAATATTTCATGCATATTAAAATTCTCAAACAGAACAGACGCCTGCGGGGAGGGCTGTGTTTATGCCTTTGCTGACATTATGAGGGCAGAAGAGTTTTTCCCACCATCATATCTCAGTGATATCTGACAGCTGCTGATCAAATAGATGTGTGCTCCTCCCAGAGGGAGCCGAGCAGAGAAATGAGACGGACTGGAAGAGGGTGGAGAAACCAAACAGTATGAAAATGAAATCTCCTGTTTTCATTCTTCATATTTTCCCAAAGCATTTAGAGCCACAAAACGTTGCTCAGTAGGATTTTTgccatcatttttatttttctgagggCAGAAATCTCTCATTCACAGacattaaaaagcttttatttcacaaatttgcaccacaatatttagtttttgagtaaagaaaaacattgttttctattGCACTTCCCTTCAGCTGTAAGGTTTTACATACAGGTTCACACATGCTCAGTACAACAGGAGGTGTTGGTGCAGCAGAACTGAAGTCATCATGGCTCTCAGCTTGGCAAATATCAGATGAAgtgtttcttcttttgcttgACATCGATTTTATGtgaatgttttcctgctgcagcctgcaggacttttatttctctccattttCTAACCAGATGATCACTGAGTGGAGCAGAACATCAGGCTGTGATCGggagcaaaacaaatgtaaccTCTGGATTACTTTAACCGTGACAGGATGTTTTCAGGTTTAAAAGGCATCAATCACTCtgaaaaagatcaaaatgaacCAGTTCTTCCTGCGATTAGCACCAATCAGTGATCAATATCTCAGATTAAACGTTCATTCAGCATCACTGTTATGCACCTTGTTGAATTTGACAAATACAAACGTATTAAAGCTCATCAATACATTTTGTGATGCATGAAAGTGGGCAGTTTTggatcagattaaaaaaatatcaaaatcagcTAATCATATTTTGAGGAAAGCTGGAGCTGGTTGATCGATGCGTTTCTTGAGACATTAATAAAcgttgaattaaaataaatctgtttcattgagccaaaaacacagaacatgtttTTCTCAATCAATCTGAGTTCATCCAATCAATGATcaatatgagaaataaaattcagGATCGATCAGCAgcatgtgcaaaaaaataaataaatgatgacatGAATCCTGTTAGTGTGGAGGAACAGATTGATTGATGATTGATCtttgtttgaacatttaattaaaataaatgtttcagaatcTTCCTGATCTGGACTGAAAATCAGATCTGGTCCAAATTCACACAGACTGAAGATAGTGACTCATTTCTACACAGAAAAGCAACTTTCACTTCCATTTGCTCAAATTCATGACAGATTAAAATAGATTATCCAACATTTTATCATACGACTGTAAATTACAAGGTTTTTTTCTCTatgattcacattttatttccattcctCTTGTAACTAAACCTGAACAAGGtcataaataatgaaatatgtgCTGCACAGTTTCATCCAAACTAATGATTTTGTGTtgcacacatttaaataaatatgacaatgTGACTGAAATAAAGGCAGCAGGAGGTTTCATAGGGGTCATAATGTGTCGTTGTTTCAGTCCCTCATCCGCCTGTTGTCAtttcctcccttccttcttCCACTCCATATTTCTCAATAAACAGTTTCATGTCCATGAGGGTATTCTTGGctacagtttattattttaattattcaaagtgaTAAAAGgttataaaaatggaaaaactccATGTGTAAGTTAATCACTTCTCCATTCTACAAAGAGGATTTGAGCACTGCAATAAAAACCTCACTTACATCTCACAAGTTTttctccaaaagtcaaaaatttggtCTAAAAAATTCTAAATTCCACACCAAAATTTGGagataaaagtcagaatttttagattaaagtcaaaatttggaGATTTAAGTCAAACTCTGAGATCAAGATCAAAATtctgtcagaattctgagaaaaatttcaaaattcagtttcaaaaagtcaaaatttttagattaaactaagaattctgagattaagaTCCAAATTTGACATCTAAATGctgagaaaaaagttaaaaaatttattagtaaatcagatttcattttttgtgcCCCTAATCCTCTTTCTTGCTAttctcaatattttaaataaaataaaacagatcttGACCTCGAGTGACTTCCTGCTTccatacacaaaaataaataacaaaaaaagacaagaaatggTGAAATAACCATCAAATAGTCAAAATAAGTAGAATTGGAATGGTCCTGTAGAATTTTATTGAATTACTTGGAGCTTTTTTGAATGACGTGTTATCTCCATGAATCATCAAAATATTGAATTACTCCGAGAAATAGACGGATCCGTGATGCCATGTCAGTTTACAGGTACGAAATGGAAACAGTTAAGGACGAAATggcaagaaatgttttgttttttatacatatacaACAAAAACGTTTAGTTTGGAGGATCAGTTCAGGACCTGCAGCATCTGAAGCGCACCAGTTTCTGGAAAGCCTTCTTGAAATCCTCGTTGGACATGGTGTAAATGATGGGGTTGATCAGAGAGTTCAGGTATCCCAACCAGGTGAAGAAGTCGAACAGCTCGGGGTTCAAACATGTCTCACATGTGGCCACCAGCAGCGTGTAAATGAAAAACGGAAGCCAGCAGACGATGTAGGCGCCGAGGATGATCCCCAGAGTCTTGGTGGCTTTTCGCTCCCTGGCCGCGGAGATGCGCTTTTTCTCCAAAAGCGCGTCGGACACCGTGACTTTCACCTGGTTCTCGCTGGTCGACGACCCGGTGTCGCTGGACGGAGTGTCGTGCCTCGCGTGCAGCGACGTCGTGGACGCCACGGATCCGGGAGAGTTGGTGACCAGGTGCGCAGAGGTCAGTCTCTTCCCGACCTTTTTTGGAGACTGTCTCAGAATGCGCTTCCGGGCCTCCACGTAAATCCTCCCGTACAGCACGATGAGCAGCAGGGTGGGGATGTAAAACGCCCCGAAGGTGGAGTAGATGGTGTAAAAGATGTGGTCCGTGTTGACGCTGCAGCTGGTCAGCTCCTCCGCCTTCACCTGCCTCCAGAAGAGAGGCGGCAGGGAGATGGAGATGGCGATGACCCAGGCGGTGGCCACCATCCCGACCGCGCGTCCCGGCGTGCGCTTTTTGGAGTACTCCACCGCATCCGTGATGGCCCAGTACCTATCCAGCGCAATTACGCACAGATGCAGGATGGACGCGGTGCAGCAGGTTATGTCGGAGGAGAGCCAGATGTCGCAGACGATCTGGCCGAGCGTCCAGCTGTGGATGACCGTGTACAGGACGCAGATGGGCATCACCAGGATGGACACCAGGAGGTCGGTGACCGCCAGGGACGCGATCAGAAAGTTCGCCGGAGTTTGCAGCTTCTTCGATTGGGAAATGGTTGCGATGACGAAGGCGTTGGAGAGCGTGGTGGCCAGCGTGATGACCGACAGGACGGCCGCCAGAGAGACCTGATAGGCGAGGCTCTCCGCGCTCTCAGGTAGGAGAGAGACGGAGCTGTCATTGGAGGCGTTCACCGGCTGAGTCGGTCCCAAAAGCTCCATCACTTCTTCCACTTTTACTTCCCCCACTGATGCTGCCATCCGgtcagagaaacagagaaactcgtcttcattgtttcttttttattcgcGTTCGGCTGGAAAAATGTAGAACCAGAATTCCATATATCTTTTCCattctaaattaattaattattattattaatttttttttttttttttttttttcattccacaAAGTAAATTTCTAACTGCGATCGCGCTGAAAGAGGCAGAAAATGTTGGAGAATAAATGTCGATCCGGATGTTTTAACATCTGGGAGGAAGTCGCAGTCGATCCGCATGAAGCCCAGATGTTTTCCAGAGTTGTGGCTCCTTGTGGCTGAACGGAGATCCGAGCTGATGACTCGTTTTATACTCTGACATCAAACCAGCGCAGCTGATCACAGCCTGATCCTCTGGAGGAGAAGGACCTGCGCTGGGTCAAAGCGCCCACAGCTTCCATCAGGcaagaaaataataagaagaaggATATATAATGTTCAGACATTTAGATTAATACTCCAggaatatttctgagtttgaacaGGTGATAATTTGCtataaaaggtttaaattttGGGATTAAACTCggaagttttatttgaaaaaacaagGAGATGTCTGAGCTAAACAAGCCGAACATTTAgacattaatctcagaaattttatagaaaaaaacagaattatctgagtttcaaaagtaaaaaatcttttagaaacaaaaactcagaaattatttttgattaatcttttgtttaataaaaaaagcttaCATTTCTAGATAGATCTTAGAAATTTCTGatcttgaaaagtcaaaaatatgccaagaaaaaactcagaaatgttgagattaacctaagaaatattctagaaaatatATGGATACAGTATTTCTGAGCCACAGATGTagaacattttccagaaaaatcggaaattctgagatttagctcagaaattttctagaaaaaaattaatttatgaatcttcaaaagtcaaaaaactgctcagaattatttttattattaatcttgAAAATCCTGGAAAGTTAGAAAATACCAGGAAATTTCTATGGTAGAAAAGTTGAATTTGCACCAGAAATTTTTAGACGGATTTTTAGACGgatctcagaaatttcttgaaaaacctgaaaatttctgagtttgagaagaaaaaatgagCAGTGCAGCAAAATGTGTCAATATTATGTTTGTGCCATTTTTACTGATAAAATGAATTGATATGattcttttatttacataaatgtgaTAACAAGCCACATCTGTGCGTT
This is a stretch of genomic DNA from Gambusia affinis linkage group LG16, SWU_Gaff_1.0, whole genome shotgun sequence. It encodes these proteins:
- the htr1b gene encoding 5-hydroxytryptamine receptor 1B, producing the protein MAASVGEVKVEEVMELLGPTQPVNASNDSSVSLLPESAESLAYQVSLAAVLSVITLATTLSNAFVIATISQSKKLQTPANFLIASLAVTDLLVSILVMPICVLYTVIHSWTLGQIVCDIWLSSDITCCTASILHLCVIALDRYWAITDAVEYSKKRTPGRAVGMVATAWVIAISISLPPLFWRQVKAEELTSCSVNTDHIFYTIYSTFGAFYIPTLLLIVLYGRIYVEARKRILRQSPKKVGKRLTSAHLVTNSPGSVASTTSLHARHDTPSSDTGSSTSENQVKVTVSDALLEKKRISAARERKATKTLGIILGAYIVCWLPFFIYTLLVATCETCLNPELFDFFTWLGYLNSLINPIIYTMSNEDFKKAFQKLVRFRCCRS